Proteins encoded by one window of Cannabis sativa cultivar Pink pepper isolate KNU-18-1 chromosome 4, ASM2916894v1, whole genome shotgun sequence:
- the LOC115714834 gene encoding uncharacterized protein LOC115714834, translated as MERLPVLIKSNGQWNEDHNYVNYVASGEFIPTKCKYEELLQILLTSLGCENTSTTLQIQYQAKEGIPPIKICNDRSLYFYLELKMKETDFTTYPLCVNQQNNNTTPAATPNSISTTTPYEYNVAMIENNTTTLENNITTTESYTTGQQTEEGEQSETIEDEEDKFDIIDYANLVAEEMVEQLENTSKKLDPEIDINNAKLITDKQHPKVEKGQAYKDKETLKNVLSYYAIENNFQYKVWKSCSQEYSLKCVYESCNWSLRASRNGPTNTFIIRRFSNMHTCPINIRHEDQRQATSKLIGGCIKPKFLNIKTKATPMDIKGELKYRYGIKMNYMKAWRSKEHAVNDLRGNASDSYSLIPSFLHMVEKTNPGSFVDLKTAEDNSLLFVFMALDASIKGWGACRPIVVVDGTFLKAAYGGTLLCACTQDAAGHIFPLVFCVADSENDQSWKWFFKKFKEAYGVREHQCLISDRNESLIKAAREIYPEIAHSYCGYHILSNLKTSFKQHAAKYNLPFFGAVKAYTEKQFEFHMAELDGLDKRIRPYLKKIGYEKWSRIHSQNKRYSTMTSNISESLNAANLAARELPITTLLECLRALVQQWTHTNRTKAHNTFTKLSPTGEDILLKNYTYSLNLEVKATTDYLFEVTRMKESWEVDLEKRTCTCNRFQIDEMPCGHVVAVMREMNMDPYTYCSDYYTKKNWLATYSGTVYPIGHQSEWEVPEEVKNIIVLPPHERVKSGRPKTLRRKAGWEKDQHNKCSKCGELGHNKRTCSRRRRRE; from the exons ATGGAACGTCTACCAGTACTCATCaagagcaatggacaatggAATGAAGATCACAATTATGTGAACTATGTGGCTAGTGGAGAATTCATACCAACAAAATGCAAGTACGAAGAGCTACTGCAAATACTGCTTACTTCATTAGGGTGCGAAAACACCAGCACAACACTACAAATACAGTACCAAGCTAAAGAAGGAATACCACCGATCAAAATATGCAACGATCGAAGCCTCTACTTTTACTTGGAATTGAAAATGAAGGAAACAGATTTCACTACATATCCACTATGTGTCAACCAGCAAAACAACAACACAACACCTGCTGCAACACCAAATTCGATATCCACAACAACACCGTATGAATATAATGTGGCAATGAtcgaaaacaacacaacaacgcttgaaaacaacataacaacAACAGAATCATACACAACGGGACAGcaaacagaagaaggggaacagTCAGAAACAATAGAAGATGAGGAGGACAAATTCGACATAATTGACTATGCAAATCTGGTTGCTGAAGAAATGGTAGAACAACttgaaaacaccagtaaaaaacTGGATCCAGAAATCGACATCAACAATGCAAAGTTAATAACAGACAAGCAACACCCCAAAGTGGAAAAAGGACAggcatacaaagacaaagaaactcTAAAAAATGTCCTCAGCTACTACGCAATCGAAAACAACTTTCAGTACAAAGTGTGGAAGTCCTGCTCTCAAGAGTACAGTCTGAAATGTGTTTACGAAAGCTGCAATTGGTCACTAAGAGCATCGAGAAATGGCCCAACAAACACATTCATAATCAGGAG GTTCTCAAATATGCACACATGCCCCATAAATATTAGGCATGAAGACCAAAGGCAAGCAACATCGAAACTGATAGGGGGATGCATAAAACCGAAGTTCTTGAACATAAAGACCAAGGCAACACCGATGGACATAAAAGGGGAGTTGAAATACAGATATGGCATCAAAATGAACTATATGAAAGCTTGGAGAAGTAAGGAACATGCAGTAAACGACTTGAGAGGTAATGCTAGTGACTCGTACAGCCTAATACCGAGTTTCTTACACATGGTGGAAAAAACAAACCCTGGATCATTTGTCGATCTGAAAACGGCAGAAGACAACAGCTTGCTCTTTGTTTTCATGGCGTTGGATGCATCCATAAAAGGGTGGGGAGCATGCAGACCGATAGTTGTTGTGGACGGAACGTTCCTCAAAGCAGCTTATGGGGGAACTTTGTTGTGCGCATGCACACAAGATGCAGCAGGTCATATTTTTCCACTAGTGTTTTGTGTTGCAGATTCTGAGAATGACCAATCTTGGAAATGgttcttcaaaaaatttaaagaagcgTATGGGGTACGGGAACACCAATGCCTAATTTCAGACAGGAATGAAAGCCTCATCAAAGCAGCAAGAGAAATCTATCCAGAAATTGCACACAGTTACTGCGGTTACCACATTTTGAGCAACCTTAAAACAAGCTTCAAACAACATGCTGCCAAATACAATCTGCCATTCTTTGGAGCAGTCAAAGCCTACACAGAAAAGCAATTCGAGTTCCACATGGCTGAATTGGATGGATTGGACAAACGCATAAGACCTTACCTAAAAAAAATCGGTTATGAAAAGTGGTCAAGAATTCATAGCCAAAACAAGAGGTATTCCACAATGACCTCAAACATATCAGAATCACTGAACGCTGCAAATTTGGCAGCAAGGGAGCTACCAATTACAACGCTGCTAGAATGCTTGAGAGCATTGGTGCAACAATGGACGCATACTAATAGGACAAAAGCACACAACACCTTCACTAAGCTATCACCAACTGGAGAAGACATACTGTTGAAAAATTACACATACTCATTGAATCTGgag gTTAAAGCAACAACAGATTACTTGTTTGAGGTAACAAGAATGAAAGAATCGTGGGAAGTAGACCTAGAAAAAAGAACATGCACGTGCAACAGGTTCCAAATAGATGAAATGCCATGCGGGCACGTTGTGGCCGTGATGAGGGAGATGAACATGGACCCGTACACCTACTGTTCAGAttactacacaaaaaaaaattggctgGCAACTTATTCAGGGACAGTTTACCCAATAGGACACCAAAGTGAGTGGGAGGTACCGGAAGAAGTGAAGAATATTATAGTCTTGCCTCCACATGAAAGAGTAAAATCAGGAAGACCAAAAACATTAAGAAGGAAGGCTGGATGGGAAAAGGATCAACACAACAAGTGCAGCAAATGTGGTGAATTGGggcataacaaaagaacatgcAGCAGAAGACGTAGAAgggaataa
- the LOC115714624 gene encoding uncharacterized protein LOC115714624, translating into MALSVTPTTPYYTTCSLSFRHERTIPSSLHINQLHHYPILCCAAAKSQTGPVEKNRHSSSANKKRKKKPKRPIDQRDHIDDSEGLSFSEVEIVKSESVSPGVEASISGSDSRSLGNYATPMPKPPAGFLVDDHGKVLMASHKRIATIVDPTNNYPLECVIRRIFKSSRGDDCMLLCPADMPVQILKSTNIEGWSAVSDGEVEAILPSADYALAKIHMHLVHSGFCYTARGGFCYSEDDIFDFRTDDGQDVDGLPTEGVEITCFHLDGTHYMIYTPSDPLLFVAVKDNNGLLQIADDDLLDDPAIISAIDEETEFNALVEEEAALLDSLLGKE; encoded by the exons ATGGCTCTCTCTGTCACCCCTACCACACCCTACTACACTACTTGTTCCCTCTCTTTCCGCCATGAACGCACTATCCCTTCCTCACTCCATATCAATCAACTCCACCACTATCCCATTCTCTGTTGCGCCGCCGCCAAGTCCCAAACTGGTCCAGTCGAGAAGAACCGCCATTCCTCTTCCGCCAATAAGAAGAGGAAGAAAAAGCCCAAGCGACCCATTGACCAACGCGACCACATCGACGATTCCGAGGGGTTGAGCTTCAGTGAGGTTGAAATTGTCAAGTCTGAGTCTGTTTCGCCTGGGGTTGAGGCCTCGATTTCCGGCTCGGATTCTCGCTCTTTGGGTAACTATGCTACGCCAATGCCGAAACCACCAGCTGGGTTCTTGGTGGATGACCATGGAAAGGTTCTAATGGCTTCCCATAAGCGAATCGCTACCATT GTGGATCCTACCAATAATTATCCTTTGGAGTGTGTTATAAGGAGGATATTCAAAAGTTCGCGAGGGGATGATTGTATGTTGCTATGTCCAGCTGACAT GCCTGTTCAGATATTGAAGAGCACAAATATTGAAGGCTGGTCAGCT GTAAGCGATGGAGAAGTTGAAGCAATTCTTCCCTCTGCTGATTATGCCCTTGCAAAGATTCATATGCATTTAGTACATAGCGG ATTCTGCTATACAGCACGAGGAGGATTTTGCTACTCGGAAGATGATATATTTGATTTTCGCACAG ATGACGGTCAAGATGTAGATGGGTTACCAACTGAGGGTGTAGAAATTACATGTTTCCATTTG GATGGTACACATTACATGATATATACCCCATCCGATCCACTTCTATTTGTTGCCGTAAAG GACAATAATGGACTTTTGCAAATTGCTGATGAT GATCTACTGGATGACCCTGCTATAATAAGCGCCATAGATGAGGAGACTGAATTCAATGCTTTGGTG GAAGAGGAAGCTGCTCTACTTGATTCTTTGTTAGGGAAAGAATAA